One Saccharopolyspora erythraea NRRL 2338 genomic region harbors:
- a CDS encoding DNA recombination protein RmuC, whose translation MLVWRLYTDSARRADEALRMVEAERARTMSQQAALRRYEVAFASISGRGELGEQVLLETARSLGLREDIHFTLQTDLAGGGAARPDMVLTVGGGRQVPVDAKASLAVWAEAMETDDPEERRDALRVHVRNIRSRAAELAGKGYQKWADAIYGSIMFVPSDAAVIAAMDTDPQLLSWLLGKRVFLCGPTGFAVLASAAMFAATERTIASDIEQVRAQAVRAQRAAAGAVEAVNLSSTHLQRFVSARRRELDALEAFRSAAQPLTDAAGGATPVGEVRRDEDGLVGSAVPELDGGRGNGGYANGG comes from the coding sequence ATGCTGGTCTGGCGCCTCTACACCGACAGCGCCCGGCGGGCCGACGAAGCGCTGCGCATGGTGGAGGCCGAACGGGCGCGGACGATGTCGCAGCAGGCGGCGCTGCGCCGGTACGAGGTCGCCTTCGCCTCCATCAGCGGACGCGGTGAGCTGGGCGAACAGGTCCTGCTGGAGACCGCGCGCTCGCTGGGACTGCGGGAGGACATCCACTTCACCCTGCAGACCGACCTCGCGGGCGGCGGCGCGGCCCGCCCGGACATGGTGCTCACCGTCGGCGGCGGCAGGCAGGTCCCCGTCGACGCCAAGGCCAGCCTCGCCGTCTGGGCGGAGGCGATGGAGACCGACGACCCCGAGGAACGCCGCGACGCGCTGCGGGTCCACGTGCGCAACATCCGCTCCCGGGCGGCGGAACTGGCGGGCAAGGGCTACCAGAAGTGGGCCGACGCGATCTACGGCTCGATCATGTTCGTGCCGTCCGACGCCGCCGTCATCGCCGCCATGGACACCGACCCGCAGCTGCTGTCCTGGCTGCTGGGCAAGCGCGTCTTCCTGTGCGGGCCGACCGGGTTCGCGGTCCTCGCCTCCGCCGCGATGTTCGCCGCGACCGAGCGCACCATCGCCTCCGACATCGAGCAGGTGCGGGCGCAGGCCGTGCGCGCCCAGCGAGCGGCGGCCGGCGCGGTCGAGGCGGTCAACCTCTCCAGCACGCACCTCCAGCGGTTCGTGTCCGCGCGGCGGCGGGAGCTCGACGCGCTGGAGGCGTTCCGCAGCGCGGCGCAGCCGCTGACCGACGCGGCCGGTGGCGCCACCCCCGTCGGCGAGGTGCGCAGGGACGAGGACGGGCTGGTCGGCAGCGCCGTCCCGGAGCTGGACGGCGGACGCGGCAACGGCGGGTACGCCAACGGCGGATAG